The sequence ctgcacagtgcccaaggtgcagtttgctgaccctgtctccctctccctgcatggtgcccaaggtgcagtttgctgaccctgtctgtctccctctccctgcacaGTGCCCAAGGTGCAGTTTGCTAACGATGACAGAAACCGGCTGGCCTGCTGTTCCCTGGATGGCACAGtctccattttccagctggtgccAAGCCCGCCATCAGTGCTGCTGTCCCTGCGTGGGCACTCGCGCGGCATCACCGACTTCGCCTGGTCCCTCTCCAACGACATCATCGTCAGCACCTCTCTCGACGCCACAGTCCGTATCTGGGCTACCGAGGACGGCAAGTGCATCCGCGAGATTCCCGACCCCGAGGGCGCAGAGCTCCTGTGTTGCACCTTCCAGCCCATGAACAACAACCTGACTGTGGTAAGTGGTAAGTGTGGGTCCAGAGCAGAGGCACACCGAGCCCCTGCCTTCCCCCACCAGACCCCTAACACTGCAGGGCACGGGTCTACAGCAGACAACAGCAGTGGCAATGAACCCTCAGACTCATTCACCTTGATCAAGGCTGAGCCTGTACTCAGCACACACCTACACAACTGTTGGGCCCTCGAGAGTATTGAGGGAGGGACGcacaccgtgaatggtggggatAGGGAGAATTGAGGGACGGGGATCTCGATACACAATAGTAGGACACACATTGTGAATGATGGGGAGTGTCGAGAGATCTCAGTGTACAAGAGTAGGAcacgtgaatggtggggagttttgagggacagagggaccccACTGTATGATGTTAGGACACACAATGTGAATTGGACTAATGgtggcttctctctctctctctctcgccctgtGTCCATGGACtccacccccctctcctccttgCCTGTGAGCCACAGGTGGGTAACAGCAAGCAGAACGTCCACGTGATGAACATCTCGACGGGGAAGAAGGTGAAGGGGGGTTCCAGCAAGCTGACAGGGAGGGTACTCTCGCTGTCCTTTGACGCTCCAGGACGCATCCTGTGGGCTGGCGATGATCGTGGTAGCATCTTCTCTTTCCTCTTCGACATGGCCACGGGTAAGAGAACTGGGATCAGATCATCCTCTGCCCCAGCGTCCATGGCCGCTTCCTCTTGCTTCCCTCACCAGCAGCCCCTGCCACTGGCTTCCCCCTCTGTACCTTCAGTTCTGTGCCCCTATCCCACTGCACCTCAGGGTTCCTCCCCCCTTCTGTTCCCTTGTTGACCCACTCCTTCTCCCCCACACAGGTAAGCTGACCAAGGCCAAGCGCCTGGTGGTGAATGAGGGCAGCCCCATCACCAGCATCTCAGCCCGGTCCTGGATCAGCCGTGAGGCCCGCGACCCCTCCCTGCTCGTCAACGCCTGCATCAACAAACTGCTGCTCTACAGGTGAGGCTGGGGTCTGGGAGCACAAGGGAGCcagttccccccctcccccgacCCCCACAGCACTCACTCTCATCTTCCCCCAGGGTGGTGGACAATGAAGGAACGCTGCAGCTGAAACGTACCTTCGAGATCCAGCACAGCGCCAACCCTGTCCGCAGCATCTTCTGCCCCCTCATGTCCTTCAGACAGGGCGCCTGTGTTGGTGAGTCATCCTTCTCAGCTGGTGGATGGGATGGGTGGTGGTAGGGGGGTGGATTTCACCCACAGTCTGACCTGATAGTgtgcgatgggatggtgtggggggagcttcactttgtgtctgaccccgggagtgtgtgatgggacggtgtggggggagcttcactctgtgtctgaccctggaagtgtgcgatgggacggtgtggggggagcttcactctgtgtctgacccctggagtgtgcgatgggacggtgtggggggagcttcactctgtgtctgaccccgggagtgtgcaatgggacggtgtggagggagcttcactctgcggcTGAttccgggagtatgtgatgggacggtgtggagcgagcttcactctgtgtcttgaAGAATAGTTCTATTCGATTTGCCCTGACTCTCTTCCTACCcttcgcgccccccccccacagtcaCAGGCAGTGAGGATATGTGCGTCTACTTCTTCGACGTGGAGCGTGCTACCCGCGCCATCGTCAACAAACTGCAGGGCCACAGCGGGGCTGTGCTGGACGTCAGCTTCAACTGCGACGAGAGCCTGCTGGCCTCCAGCGACGCTCGGGGCATGGTCATCATCTGGCGCCGGGAGCAGAAGTAACGACAGCCCCTCCCGCACCAAGACAAGTGCTGACCCACTGGCTGCTCTGTGGGGGGTTTACAGTGGTCGAggatctccccctttccctctccctccctccgaaTTGAGGGACTTGGGAGGGCAAAAGTTGTGGGCTCTCCTCTCGACGTCCCTACGACCGGTAACCTGCGGGGAATCTGCGTCCTCCCcctagagagagaggagatgggggcACAGCATGATCCCAGAGaccacacaccacccccccccccccagcaacctGGCTGTTCAGGGTGACTGGGCAagcatggtggtgggggggggggctgtgggGGAAGGACAGCCAGATCCTTCCACCTCCCCttaactccttcccctcaccctgtGCAGAGACAAGGAaccttccctctccttctctgtGCAGAAATAGGTTTACTGAGCTGACCAGCTGCCTGGGGTAGGAGAGGGTTAACAAAAGGGCACAGGCCTATTGACCTCCCCTCCCACCAGGGTCTCAACCTGGTGCTCTCCAATTCTTGTAAATCGTAGCAGAGATGCCCACCCCTTCCCAGGGAGCCGGATCTGTGGAGATAAGGTGAAGTGTGCCCACAGATACAGTTTGACTCTGCTAATTTAACACAAGCTTCCACGAACATGGACAGCAGACCAGCCCCACCCTCTTAGAAGCAACACTAGGACAACTGAACGCGAAGGGTGGTGATGGGGGCAGATTATCGGGATTTCTGTCTACGAGACTGCCCGTGTGTTTGTAGAAATAGATGTGGAGATGTTCACCACTGTGTATTTTAATAAACATTAATTTATGCGTCACAAACACCTTTgtgagagtggtagtggagaacTACAACCCACCCCACACCTCAGAGATGACCTGTTAATTCCCCCCCACCTTTATTTGTCATGAAATGCTGAGGAGATGCTCCCTGGGTCACACAGAAATTGTCTACTGCTTTGGCCACAGCAAGCTCGGGCGACGGTTCCTGACAGCCGTTCTCCCTCGGTCACACACAAGCTGTCCAGTGCCTTGGCCACAGTGTCCTCGGGTGAGGGGGCCTGGCAGCCGTCCTCGGTCACACACAAGCTGTCCAGTGCCTTGGTCATCGTGTGCTCGGGCGTGGGGGCCTGGTGAGCAGCCAGCAAGTTGTTCTTCTTGAGGTAGCAGGCCTCCTGGTAGGGGGGTCGGATGGGTGGCTGTGTCGGGGGAATGTAGGTGTATTCCTGGCCGGGCTGGAGCTGCAGGAAATGAGGAGGAAAGGCAGGGGTTACTTGAGGCAGTGCGATGAGGATCGCAAACTGTTTCTAACTGGGTGGAAAAAAGGGACAGGAGCAGGAGCATTGGCCTGTCTCCTGCTGTCCTATATAATTCAAATTCCACGTGTTCTTTGTATTAACAAACAATACCCTCACCCGGTCACTACACAGTCTGGCACAAACGAagcgtgcccacaatgctcggcagaacacaaCGAGCTTCCCTCCACCCCGGTGGCCCCACACAGCAGACCCTGCCGCTGCCCGGCTCCCCAGCCCGGTGGCCCCACACAGCAGACCCTGCCGCTGCCCGGCGGCCCCACACAGCAGACCCTGCCGCTGCCCAGGTCCCCAGCCCGAGGCCCCGCCAGCCACGGG is a genomic window of Mobula hypostoma chromosome 28, sMobHyp1.1, whole genome shotgun sequence containing:
- the wdr13 gene encoding WD repeat-containing protein 13: MAAVWQQVLAVDARYNAYRTSNFPQFRTQYIRRRSQLLRENAKGGYNPLLRHQYLRLRSLLLAQRYGALSEQSSFRAHSNSVRSSRTTLDRMEDFEDELRAQGSRGHRRSVSRGSYQLQAQMNRVVYEEKPPGSLVPTCAAEASRAMAGDTTLSENYAFAGMYHIFDQHVDKAVPKVQFANDDRNRLACCSLDGTVSIFQLVPSPPSVLLSLRGHSRGITDFAWSLSNDIIVSTSLDATVRIWATEDGKCIREIPDPEGAELLCCTFQPMNNNLTVVGNSKQNVHVMNISTGKKVKGGSSKLTGRVLSLSFDAPGRILWAGDDRGSIFSFLFDMATGKLTKAKRLVVNEGSPITSISARSWISREARDPSLLVNACINKLLLYRVVDNEGTLQLKRTFEIQHSANPVRSIFCPLMSFRQGACVVTGSEDMCVYFFDVERATRAIVNKLQGHSGAVLDVSFNCDESLLASSDARGMVIIWRREQK